From the Lysobacterales bacterium genome, one window contains:
- a CDS encoding flotillin family protein, with protein MMGPAITFGLALVAFMVLLYIVKVFARMYTRASKELSFVRTGLGGQKVILNGGALVLPVIHEVIPVNMNTLKLDVHRAAEQALITRDRMRVDVTAEFFVRVQPIEESIANAAQTLGRKTIEPEALKELVEGKFVDALRSVAAEMGMEELHEQRTLFVQKVQQAVSEDLLKNGLELEAVSLTGLDQTSKEYFNPDNTFDAEGLTKLTEAIELRRKKRNEIQQDTEVEIQKKNLIAAQQKLTIAREEEYAKLQQQREIEIRRATQQAEIATQQAEKTREAEEAKIAAQQQIDAARLGAERAIQDQRIAIEQQLKERDIVKAKSVQTAEIDQQKAVQMAEQDRAIAIAEKSKAQSEAQAQADLARASAVQAQEQVDTVREVERAERQKKIELVEASRQAEREMIGITIAAEAEKKAANDRAEATRTLANADADRQRIAAQADAEAEKLRAEAAEKRYGVDAEGQRRLNEAANLLSAEQIALQIKLAVLRHLPDIIRESVKPIAAIDGIKIVQVEGLNAGGAGGGQGDANATAGSGNLADQVVSSALRYRSQAPLIESLMKEVGITGADLNGMTQSLHDGSGEADRLRELIAKRDAITRKAD; from the coding sequence ATGATGGGTCCGGCAATCACCTTCGGACTTGCGCTCGTTGCTTTCATGGTGCTGCTGTACATCGTCAAGGTGTTCGCGCGCATGTACACGCGTGCGTCCAAGGAACTGAGTTTCGTGCGCACCGGCCTCGGCGGACAAAAGGTGATCCTCAATGGCGGCGCCCTGGTGCTGCCGGTGATCCATGAAGTCATTCCGGTCAACATGAACACGCTCAAGCTCGACGTGCATCGTGCGGCCGAGCAGGCACTGATCACCCGCGACCGCATGCGCGTCGACGTCACGGCCGAATTCTTCGTGCGCGTGCAGCCGATCGAGGAATCGATCGCGAACGCGGCGCAGACGCTGGGCCGCAAGACCATCGAGCCAGAAGCGCTGAAGGAACTGGTCGAAGGCAAGTTCGTCGACGCGCTGCGCTCGGTTGCGGCCGAAATGGGCATGGAAGAGCTGCATGAGCAGCGCACCCTGTTCGTTCAGAAGGTGCAGCAGGCGGTGTCCGAGGACCTGCTGAAGAATGGTCTCGAACTGGAAGCGGTCTCGCTCACCGGTCTCGACCAGACCAGCAAGGAATACTTCAACCCGGACAATACCTTCGATGCCGAGGGTCTGACCAAGTTGACCGAAGCGATCGAATTGCGCCGCAAGAAGCGCAACGAAATCCAGCAGGACACCGAAGTCGAGATCCAGAAGAAAAATCTCATCGCCGCGCAGCAGAAGCTGACCATCGCCCGCGAAGAGGAATACGCCAAGCTGCAGCAACAGCGCGAGATCGAGATTCGCCGCGCCACCCAGCAGGCCGAGATCGCGACCCAGCAGGCCGAGAAGACGCGCGAAGCCGAAGAGGCCAAGATCGCCGCGCAGCAGCAGATCGATGCGGCTCGTCTTGGCGCCGAACGTGCCATCCAGGACCAGCGCATCGCGATCGAGCAGCAGCTGAAAGAACGCGACATCGTCAAGGCGAAGTCGGTGCAGACCGCCGAGATCGACCAGCAGAAGGCCGTGCAGATGGCCGAGCAGGATCGCGCGATCGCGATCGCCGAGAAGTCGAAGGCACAGTCCGAGGCGCAGGCCCAGGCGGATCTGGCGCGCGCGTCCGCCGTGCAGGCGCAGGAGCAGGTGGATACCGTGCGCGAAGTCGAACGCGCCGAGCGCCAGAAGAAGATCGAGCTGGTCGAGGCCTCGCGCCAGGCCGAGCGCGAGATGATCGGCATCACCATCGCTGCGGAAGCCGAGAAGAAGGCCGCAAACGATCGCGCCGAAGCCACCCGCACGCTCGCGAATGCCGACGCCGATCGCCAGCGCATCGCCGCGCAAGCCGATGCCGAGGCCGAGAAACTGCGTGCCGAAGCGGCCGAGAAGCGTTACGGCGTCGATGCCGAGGGCCAGCGTCGTTTGAACGAGGCCGCGAACCTGTTGTCTGCCGAACAGATCGCCCTGCAGATCAAGCTGGCCGTGTTGCGTCACCTGCCCGACATCATCCGCGAGAGCGTCAAGCCGATCGCGGCGATCGACGGCATCAAGATCGTGCAGGTCGAGGGGCTGAATGCGGGCGGCGCGGGCGGCGGACAGGGCGATGCGAACGCCACGGCGGGCAGCGGAAATCTGGCCGACCAGGTCGTGTCCAGTGCACTCCGTTATCGCTCGCAGGCCCCACTGATCGAGTCGCTGATGAAGGAAGTCGGCATCACCGGAGCCGACCTGAACGGGATGACGCAGTCGCTGCATGACGGCAGCGGCGAAGCCGATCGCTTGCGCGAGCTGATCGCCAAGCGCGACGCGATCACCCGCAAGGCCGACTGA
- a CDS encoding dCTP deaminase: MSIKSDHWIRRMAEQQGMIEPFEAGQVRTNAGGGRLISYGTSSYGYDVRCANEFKIFTNINSTIVDPKAFDPNSFVDVVSDICIIPPNSFALARTVEYFRIPRSVLTVCLGKSTYARCGIIVNVTPLEPEWEGHVTLEFSNTTPLPAKIYAHEGVAQMLFFESDEVCAVSYRDRGGKYQGQKGVTLPKA; the protein is encoded by the coding sequence GTGAGCATCAAATCCGACCACTGGATTCGCCGCATGGCGGAACAGCAGGGCATGATCGAACCGTTCGAAGCCGGCCAGGTCCGCACCAATGCGGGTGGTGGCCGACTGATTTCCTACGGCACGTCGAGTTATGGCTACGACGTGCGCTGCGCGAACGAGTTCAAGATCTTCACCAACATCAACTCGACCATCGTCGATCCGAAGGCTTTCGATCCGAATTCCTTCGTCGATGTCGTGTCCGACATCTGCATCATTCCGCCGAACTCGTTCGCACTGGCGCGTACGGTCGAATATTTCCGCATCCCGCGATCGGTGCTGACCGTGTGTCTGGGCAAGAGCACGTACGCGCGCTGCGGCATCATCGTCAACGTGACGCCGCTGGAGCCCGAGTGGGAAGGCCACGTCACGCTGGAGTTCTCGAACACTACCCCGCTGCCCGCGAAAATCTACGCGCACGAGGGCGTCGCGCAGATGCTGTTCTTCGAGTCCGATGAGGTCTGCGCTGTCAGCTACCGCGACCGCGGCGGCAAGTACCAGGGCCAGAAGGGCGTGACCTTGCCGAAGGCCTAA
- a CDS encoding dienelactone hydrolase family protein: protein MINDWIELAAADGQRFRAYRSLPPEEPLGSVIVIQEVFGVNRHIRWVAEQISAHGYAAYAPCVFDRVGGNVELDYDDAGIAVGRERVAMLGFDQALLDIAATAAVAEAHGPVGVIGFCWGGTLAWLCATRLGLPAVSYYGARTRPFLDEIPKAPLLMHFGLRDALIPQDFHDELKHKHPDLPVHFYPAGHGFNCNERADFHAESAALAWRRTFAFFRQHLAEAPRFALHPALAGDCSEVGELPLCRVLLMNDARYPWVILVPKVKDAREIIDLGRDDQHRLSDEIARVSEVLISVCEPTKLNVAALGNRVPQLHVHVIARFDGDAAWPDPVWGRGEREAYGEGPKRMLIKSLRTALRL, encoded by the coding sequence ATGATCAACGACTGGATCGAACTTGCCGCCGCCGACGGCCAACGCTTCCGCGCGTATCGGTCGCTGCCGCCGGAGGAACCGCTGGGCAGCGTCATCGTGATCCAGGAAGTGTTCGGCGTGAATCGCCACATCCGCTGGGTCGCCGAGCAGATCTCGGCGCACGGCTATGCCGCGTATGCGCCCTGCGTGTTCGACCGCGTCGGCGGCAATGTCGAGCTCGATTACGACGACGCCGGTATCGCGGTTGGTCGTGAACGCGTCGCCATGCTCGGCTTCGATCAGGCACTGCTGGATATCGCTGCAACAGCGGCCGTGGCCGAGGCGCACGGACCGGTCGGCGTCATCGGCTTTTGCTGGGGCGGCACGCTGGCCTGGCTGTGCGCGACGCGGCTCGGGCTGCCGGCCGTCAGCTACTACGGTGCACGCACGCGACCGTTTCTCGACGAGATTCCGAAAGCACCGCTGCTGATGCACTTCGGTCTGCGCGACGCGCTGATCCCGCAGGACTTCCACGACGAACTCAAGCACAAGCACCCCGATCTGCCCGTGCATTTCTATCCCGCCGGGCATGGCTTCAACTGCAACGAACGCGCCGATTTCCACGCCGAAAGCGCGGCGCTGGCGTGGCGGCGCACGTTCGCGTTCTTTCGCCAGCATCTCGCCGAGGCGCCGCGTTTTGCCCTGCATCCGGCGCTCGCGGGGGATTGCAGCGAAGTCGGCGAGCTGCCGCTGTGCCGCGTGCTGCTGATGAACGATGCGCGCTACCCGTGGGTGATCCTGGTGCCGAAGGTGAAAGATGCACGCGAGATCATCGACCTGGGGCGCGACGACCAGCACCGCCTCAGCGACGAGATCGCACGCGTTTCGGAAGTGCTGATATCGGTCTGCGAACCGACCAAGCTCAATGTCGCCGCACTCGGCAATCGCGTGCCGCAACTGCACGTGCACGTGATCGCACGTTTCGACGGCGACGCCGCCTGGCCGGACCCGGTCTGGGGCCGCGGCGAGCGCGAAGCCTACGGCGAAGGTCCGAAGCGCATGCTGATCAAGTCGCTGCGGACGGCACTGCGCCTTTAG
- a CDS encoding diguanylate cyclase has product MKAFFRRLPIFVAALVAASAIPAALADSAFGHGVERAMDLHRIALGRNGRFGIEIAAATLYSATQDAAGAERHWRNALTVADSPTQRMYVLQMLAENSLVAGDYDAGIETAEHLQKLAGEQQHAGYRAQAVGLLGRIARRRGELQEAYAFQQESLRIARAANHPADAALALVNIGTVLRDMGRFSEAMDQQMQALDIRKQLGPGNRVDVPYRNIGLLYREIEDTQSAREYLEKAIAAAREEYDPAALSSALGSYATLLNDVGESTLALDTARRALAIDSRLGDRQGIALERLEAARALIALKRWSEARIEIDAGLRLGESMRQADVLGRALLYRGDLYSGEGQLAAAEAAYGRSLDYLTRAKLKPQLHAAYKAIEGLLEARGEALQALSYARQRAVLREELLGVTAARRLAVLELKQDRERAERQVEMLRLDNSLKELNLRTETLRRRIGIGFIATLVALLGVVFWRLREARRSARILSRKNDEISAQDAALRAANARLTAQTHDLFRAATTDPLTTLSNRGHVMQQMIELFDRHKAQGLPLSLLLIDLDRFKPINDSMGHQFGDRVLIAAARVLREEMRDGDPLGRYGGEEFITALPGASAEEALVTAERLRLAIQRRMGVIEGEAIDLTASIGLAELHETGATSLSALIATADDALYRAKALGRNRTEISRSGSDRRKPT; this is encoded by the coding sequence CGCATTGGTTGCGGCCTCCGCCATTCCGGCGGCGCTGGCCGACAGCGCCTTCGGCCACGGCGTCGAACGGGCCATGGACCTGCACCGCATCGCGCTCGGCCGCAATGGCCGCTTTGGCATCGAGATCGCCGCCGCCACCCTGTACTCGGCGACCCAGGACGCGGCCGGCGCCGAACGCCACTGGCGCAATGCACTCACCGTGGCGGATTCGCCGACCCAGCGCATGTACGTATTGCAGATGCTGGCCGAGAACAGCCTGGTCGCCGGCGACTACGACGCCGGCATCGAGACCGCGGAACATCTGCAGAAGCTGGCGGGCGAGCAGCAGCATGCCGGCTATCGCGCGCAGGCGGTCGGATTGCTCGGTCGCATCGCCCGCCGTCGCGGCGAATTGCAGGAGGCGTACGCCTTCCAGCAGGAATCCCTGCGCATCGCCCGTGCCGCGAACCATCCCGCCGACGCGGCCCTGGCCCTGGTGAACATCGGCACCGTGCTGCGCGACATGGGCCGCTTCTCGGAAGCCATGGACCAGCAGATGCAGGCTCTCGATATCCGCAAGCAACTCGGTCCGGGCAACCGTGTCGATGTGCCGTATCGCAACATCGGGCTGCTCTACCGCGAAATCGAGGACACCCAGTCGGCCCGCGAATATCTGGAAAAAGCCATCGCCGCAGCGCGCGAGGAATACGATCCGGCCGCGCTGTCTTCCGCGCTCGGCAGCTATGCCACCCTGCTGAACGATGTCGGCGAGTCGACCCTCGCGCTCGATACCGCACGCCGTGCTCTCGCAATCGACAGTCGCCTGGGCGACCGCCAGGGCATTGCTCTCGAACGCCTGGAAGCCGCACGCGCCCTGATTGCGCTGAAGCGCTGGAGCGAAGCCCGTATCGAGATCGATGCCGGCTTGCGACTCGGCGAATCCATGCGCCAGGCCGACGTGCTCGGCCGGGCCTTGCTGTATCGCGGCGACCTTTACAGCGGCGAGGGCCAGCTGGCCGCTGCGGAAGCCGCCTATGGTCGCTCGCTCGACTACCTCACGCGCGCCAAGCTGAAGCCGCAGTTGCACGCCGCCTACAAGGCGATCGAAGGCTTGCTGGAAGCGCGTGGCGAGGCGTTGCAGGCGCTCTCCTATGCACGCCAGCGCGCGGTGCTGCGCGAGGAACTGCTGGGCGTGACGGCGGCACGGCGACTGGCGGTGCTGGAACTCAAGCAGGACCGCGAACGCGCCGAGCGCCAGGTCGAGATGCTGCGCCTCGACAACTCACTGAAGGAGTTGAACCTGCGCACCGAGACCTTGCGTCGCCGCATCGGCATCGGCTTCATCGCCACCCTGGTGGCCCTGCTCGGCGTGGTGTTCTGGCGCCTGCGCGAAGCGCGCCGCAGTGCCCGCATCCTGTCCCGGAAGAACGATGAAATCTCGGCGCAGGATGCCGCGCTCCGCGCCGCGAATGCGCGCCTCACGGCCCAGACCCATGATCTGTTCCGCGCCGCCACCACCGACCCGCTGACCACCTTGTCGAATCGCGGCCATGTGATGCAGCAGATGATCGAACTGTTCGATCGCCACAAGGCGCAGGGGCTGCCGCTGTCGCTGCTGCTGATCGACCTCGATCGTTTCAAGCCGATCAACGACTCGATGGGCCACCAGTTCGGCGACCGCGTCCTGATCGCCGCAGCACGCGTGCTGCGCGAAGAGATGCGCGACGGCGATCCCCTTGGCCGTTATGGCGGCGAAGAGTTCATCACCGCCCTGCCCGGTGCCAGCGCCGAGGAGGCCCTGGTGACCGCCGAACGCCTGCGTCTGGCGATACAGCGGCGCATGGGCGTGATCGAGGGCGAGGCCATCGACCTGACCGCCAGCATCGGTCTGGCCGAACTGCACGAGACCGGCGCGACCTCATTGAGCGCACTGATTGCGACAGCCGACGACGCGCTCTACCGCGCCAAGGCGCTGGGTCGGAATCGCACCGAAATCTCCCGCTCCGGTTCCGACCGCCGCAAGCCGACATGA